In Rhodothermus marinus DSM 4252, a single genomic region encodes these proteins:
- a CDS encoding DUF411 domain-containing protein, translating into MRITRKTYVLGFLLGAALAAVGLALYSSQQQASAQPTLTVFKSPTCGCCGKWVEHMKAAGFNVRVEDVQDLSAIKARFHVPGTLHSCHTAIVEGYVIEGHVPAADVWRLLREKPDVTGLAVPGMPIGSPGMEQGFRVDPYDVLAFTTDGQTRVFARYGQE; encoded by the coding sequence ATGCGCATCACCCGCAAAACCTACGTGCTGGGCTTTCTGCTGGGCGCGGCCCTGGCTGCCGTTGGTCTGGCCCTCTACAGCAGCCAGCAGCAGGCTTCGGCCCAGCCCACCCTGACCGTCTTCAAAAGCCCCACCTGCGGCTGCTGCGGCAAGTGGGTGGAGCACATGAAAGCGGCCGGCTTTAACGTGCGCGTCGAAGACGTGCAGGACCTGAGCGCGATCAAAGCCCGCTTCCACGTGCCCGGCACGCTGCATTCCTGCCACACGGCCATCGTCGAAGGCTACGTGATCGAAGGCCATGTGCCGGCGGCCGACGTGTGGCGCCTGCTCCGGGAAAAGCCGGACGTAACCGGCCTGGCGGTACCGGGCATGCCGATCGGTTCGCCCGGCATGGAGCAGGGCTTCCGCGTGGATCCCTACGACGTGCTGGCGTTTACGACGGACGGTCAGACACGGGTCTTCGCCCGCTACGGACAGGAATAG
- a CDS encoding response regulator transcription factor translates to MWILLVEDDERLARALARGLREEGYQVDRVADGVEAEARVQASHYDALIVDWRLPRMDGQTLVRRLREAGYQMPILMLTALDDLEHRVAGLDAGADDYLGKPFAFEELLARLRALLRRSPVWQATDVIRLGPLEINERRRQVRVGEYVLPLRPKEYDLLRFLARHPGEVLSRTRIAEQVWGDPFYVSDNTIDVTVSGLRQKLSEATPALQIETVRGVGYALRLEPSATETP, encoded by the coding sequence ATGTGGATTCTGCTGGTGGAAGACGATGAGCGGCTGGCGCGGGCGCTGGCCCGGGGGCTTCGTGAGGAAGGATACCAGGTGGATCGGGTGGCCGACGGGGTGGAAGCGGAAGCCCGCGTGCAGGCCAGCCATTACGACGCGCTGATCGTGGACTGGCGGTTGCCCCGGATGGACGGTCAGACGCTGGTGCGGCGCCTGCGGGAAGCCGGCTATCAGATGCCGATCCTGATGCTGACGGCGCTGGACGACCTCGAACACCGGGTGGCCGGACTGGACGCCGGGGCCGACGATTATCTGGGTAAACCCTTCGCCTTCGAGGAGTTGCTGGCCCGGCTGCGGGCGCTGCTGCGCCGATCGCCTGTCTGGCAGGCAACCGACGTGATCCGCCTGGGACCGCTGGAGATCAACGAGCGGCGCCGCCAGGTCCGGGTGGGCGAGTACGTCTTGCCGCTGCGGCCCAAGGAGTACGATCTGCTGCGCTTTCTGGCGCGTCATCCGGGCGAGGTGCTCTCGCGCACGCGGATTGCCGAGCAGGTCTGGGGCGACCCGTTCTACGTGAGCGACAACACGATCGACGTGACCGTTTCCGGATTGCGCCAGAAACTCAGCGAGGCGACTCCGGCGTTGCAGATCGAAACCGTCCGGGGTGTCGGCTACGCCCTGCGGCTTGAACCTTCCGCCACGGAAACGCCATGA
- a CDS encoding TlpA family protein disulfide reductase, translating to MQESLPLSPSLLYALAGLLVVGGLALLWLAPRLSPRRRLEGAAAWTGALFGGVVMLSGLALGALAYLRQQQPEIVQPPGVVGRPAPELAFRLVDTDEPRTLADYRGKVILLNLWATWCGPCLAEIPELNRFQLAYRDRGVVVIMISDEPRQTILEFTKERPLEAVSGYLPEDAHWPWPYNRVEQARPTTFVIDRDGIIRETWPGAADFAQFEAAVLPYLE from the coding sequence ATGCAGGAGAGCCTGCCGCTCAGTCCATCGCTGTTGTACGCGCTGGCGGGATTGCTGGTGGTCGGTGGCCTGGCGCTGCTCTGGCTGGCGCCACGCCTCAGCCCGCGTCGCCGCCTGGAAGGCGCGGCGGCCTGGACCGGCGCGCTGTTCGGCGGCGTGGTGATGCTTTCGGGGCTGGCCCTGGGCGCGCTGGCCTACCTGCGCCAGCAGCAGCCCGAGATCGTTCAACCGCCGGGGGTGGTCGGGCGCCCCGCACCGGAGCTGGCCTTTCGTCTGGTCGACACCGACGAGCCGCGCACGCTGGCCGACTACCGGGGGAAGGTGATCCTGCTGAACCTCTGGGCCACCTGGTGCGGCCCCTGCCTGGCCGAAATCCCCGAACTCAATCGCTTCCAGCTGGCCTATCGGGACCGGGGCGTCGTGGTAATCATGATCTCAGACGAACCCCGCCAGACCATTCTGGAATTCACGAAAGAACGTCCCTTAGAAGCCGTCAGCGGCTATCTGCCTGAAGACGCCCACTGGCCCTGGCCCTACAACCGGGTCGAACAGGCCCGTCCCACCACGTTCGTGATCGACCGCGACGGCATCATCCGCGAGACCTGGCCTGGCGCCGCCGACTTCGCCCAGTTCGAAGCGGCGGTGTTGCCCTATCTGGAATAA
- a CDS encoding sensor histidine kinase, translating into MTWLRRLPHRWSISVRLALWYAATLLVLLGLFAAFSYVSFHMARHRDFDQHLIHETRQLMPFVQERAGVPVFVALDTLRSVAYQTDGIYGTYVRLLRPDGRVVYESPNFARHDSLPVRVQPVLDVQVYSHTWEGKPARTRYTPLFDEAGRLFGWLEVTGFEWSLHRELHHLGLVLGLGIVLSVLLAALGGYWLARRALQPVALLTATARQMGADNLAARLPVPGGVQDELTELAETFNDLLARLAASLERERRFTDNAAHELLTPLSALRSELEVALRRPRQAAYYREVLEEALRDVERMTETVRGLLHLARLERTDAHERARPTDLVERCQSRLKDWQARFEQAGLRFEAVLPAHAWVCVVPEYLDEVLDNLLSNACKYTPPGGRVRLEVHRLDGQIRLRVTDTGIGFDPAEAAHLFDRFYRGRSAEGRPGSGLGLAIVRAIVEACGGSVQAWSPGPGKGSTFEVYWPACPVPALSA; encoded by the coding sequence ATGACGTGGCTTCGTCGCCTTCCGCACCGCTGGTCGATCTCCGTACGGCTGGCGCTCTGGTATGCCGCCACGTTGCTGGTGCTGCTGGGGCTGTTTGCGGCCTTCAGCTACGTGAGCTTCCACATGGCCCGGCATCGGGACTTCGACCAGCATCTGATCCACGAGACGCGCCAGCTCATGCCGTTCGTGCAGGAGCGGGCCGGCGTGCCTGTGTTTGTGGCGCTCGATACGCTGCGCTCCGTGGCCTATCAGACCGACGGCATTTACGGTACGTATGTGCGGCTGCTGCGCCCCGACGGTCGCGTGGTCTACGAGAGTCCCAATTTCGCCCGGCACGATTCGCTGCCCGTGCGCGTGCAGCCCGTCCTGGATGTGCAGGTCTACAGCCACACGTGGGAAGGCAAGCCGGCGCGCACCCGCTACACGCCGCTTTTCGATGAGGCAGGTCGGCTATTCGGCTGGCTGGAGGTGACAGGCTTCGAGTGGTCGCTCCACCGCGAGCTGCACCACCTGGGCCTGGTGCTGGGACTGGGGATCGTGCTGAGCGTGCTGCTGGCCGCCCTGGGCGGCTACTGGCTGGCCCGCCGGGCCCTGCAGCCGGTGGCGTTGCTGACGGCGACCGCCCGGCAGATGGGCGCCGACAACCTGGCGGCGCGCCTGCCCGTCCCGGGCGGGGTGCAGGACGAACTGACCGAGCTGGCCGAGACGTTCAACGACCTGCTGGCGCGCCTGGCCGCCTCGCTCGAGCGGGAACGGCGCTTTACGGACAACGCGGCCCACGAACTGTTGACGCCGCTTTCGGCGTTGCGCAGTGAGCTGGAGGTGGCACTCCGGCGACCCCGCCAGGCCGCCTACTATCGCGAAGTGCTCGAAGAGGCCCTGCGCGACGTCGAGCGCATGACGGAAACCGTCCGCGGCCTGCTGCACCTGGCCCGTCTCGAACGCACCGACGCCCATGAGCGCGCCCGCCCGACCGATCTGGTCGAGCGCTGTCAGTCGCGCCTGAAAGACTGGCAGGCCCGTTTCGAACAGGCAGGGCTGCGTTTCGAGGCGGTGTTGCCGGCACACGCCTGGGTCTGCGTGGTGCCGGAATACCTGGACGAAGTGCTCGACAATCTGCTTTCCAACGCCTGCAAGTACACGCCGCCGGGTGGCCGGGTGCGCCTGGAAGTACATCGGCTCGACGGTCAGATCCGGCTGCGGGTTACGGATACCGGGATCGGTTTCGATCCGGCGGAGGCGGCGCATCTCTTTGACCGCTTTTACCGGGGACGTTCGGCCGAAGGCAGGCCCGGCTCCGGGCTCGGGCTGGCCATCGTACGCGCCATCGTGGAAGCCTGCGGCGGCTCGGTGCAGGCCTGGAGCCCGGGCCCCGGAAAAGGCAGCACCTTCGAGGTCTACTGGCCGGCCTGTCCCGTCCCGGCGCTGTCGGCCTGA
- a CDS encoding MOSC domain-containing protein yields the protein MDDARLAAYLQALEALRFDPIGRVVYLVESPEPGVHLLRAELPLEEGVGCPGDHARRHTPGREVSAMSLEVLRVLRVRPEVPGDNLILEGIDLRALRPGDRLLVGEVVLERSDRPHQPCGTFRARTSPEAFEAVAQTGLRGALFTVRRGGVVQVGDPVRKL from the coding sequence ATGGACGATGCACGGCTTGCCGCCTACCTGCAGGCGCTGGAGGCGCTACGTTTCGATCCGATCGGTCGGGTGGTCTATCTGGTGGAGAGCCCGGAACCGGGCGTGCACCTGCTCCGGGCGGAATTGCCGCTGGAGGAAGGGGTAGGGTGTCCGGGCGACCACGCCCGGCGGCACACGCCGGGCCGTGAGGTGAGCGCCATGAGCCTGGAGGTGCTGCGCGTGCTGCGGGTGCGTCCGGAGGTGCCGGGCGACAATCTGATCCTGGAGGGGATCGATCTGCGGGCGCTTCGACCCGGCGATCGGCTGCTGGTGGGCGAGGTGGTGCTGGAGCGGAGCGATCGGCCCCATCAGCCGTGCGGCACGTTTCGGGCGCGTACGAGTCCGGAGGCTTTCGAGGCGGTGGCGCAGACTGGCCTGCGAGGGGCGCTTTTCACGGTGCGCAGGGGCGGCGTCGTGCAGGTGGGCGATCCGGTTCGAAAGCTGTAA
- a CDS encoding Smr/MutS family protein, with amino-acid sequence MAYPRLTDDGRCVVLDLHGVRLAEARPLVLRVVAEAARRGRAQVRLIHGSSTTEPQGARPTIKRMLHEMLETGAFAPHITQALPLQNELLLALDLTATPDPRPIRLAECWPR; translated from the coding sequence ATGGCGTATCCACGGCTGACGGACGACGGGCGGTGCGTGGTGCTCGACCTGCACGGCGTGCGCCTGGCAGAAGCGCGCCCGCTGGTGTTACGTGTGGTGGCCGAGGCCGCCCGCCGGGGCCGCGCGCAGGTACGCCTGATTCATGGATCGTCCACTACCGAACCACAGGGTGCGCGCCCGACCATCAAACGCATGCTGCACGAGATGCTCGAGACCGGAGCCTTTGCGCCGCACATCACGCAGGCGCTCCCTTTGCAGAATGAACTGCTGCTGGCCCTGGATCTGACGGCCACGCCCGACCCGCGCCCGATCCGTCTTGCCGAATGCTGGCCCCGTTAG
- a CDS encoding gamma-glutamyl-gamma-aminobutyrate hydrolase family protein, whose translation MVRIGLTTGFDGERQQVDLAYVAALEAAGALPVLLPLTQSAEIARHFAGLLDGLVIPGGPAVTDGLIGELPEDLDPPQPRRTASDRLYLQAFLEAGKPILGICYGMQLLNAMLGGTIYADVQRQCDGAQAHSPRRGAEQHPIEIAPDSWLARLLERTSWTVNTRHLQALATIGRGLRISARAPDGVIEAIESPDGRLLGVQFHPERMGSEGLPLFRHLVSLAGKFASGNAERF comes from the coding sequence ATGGTGCGGATTGGCCTGACGACCGGCTTCGACGGCGAGCGTCAGCAGGTGGACCTCGCCTACGTGGCTGCGCTGGAGGCGGCCGGCGCGCTGCCCGTGCTGCTGCCGCTCACGCAGTCGGCCGAAATTGCCCGCCATTTTGCCGGACTGCTGGACGGTCTGGTCATACCCGGAGGACCCGCCGTGACCGACGGCCTGATCGGAGAGCTACCGGAGGATCTGGATCCGCCGCAGCCGCGCCGCACCGCAAGCGACCGCCTCTATCTGCAGGCATTCCTGGAAGCCGGCAAGCCCATTTTAGGCATCTGCTACGGCATGCAGTTGCTGAACGCCATGCTGGGCGGCACCATCTACGCCGACGTGCAGCGTCAATGCGATGGCGCGCAGGCCCACAGCCCCAGACGAGGCGCCGAGCAACACCCGATTGAAATCGCGCCGGACTCCTGGTTGGCCCGTCTACTGGAGCGTACAAGCTGGACGGTCAACACACGACACCTGCAGGCCCTGGCTACGATAGGCCGTGGTCTTCGCATCAGCGCCCGGGCCCCCGACGGGGTGATCGAGGCCATCGAATCGCCTGACGGTCGCCTGCTCGGTGTGCAATTCCACCCGGAGCGCATGGGATCGGAGGGCTTGCCGCTCTTTCGCCATCTGGTCAGTCTGGCCGGAAAATTTGCGTCCGGTAACGCCGAGCGCTTCTGA
- a CDS encoding THUMP domain-containing class I SAM-dependent RNA methyltransferase, whose amino-acid sequence MAEPTLPLPPAFPAPDPWIPEPLANPPVVSCAAGFEPVVAEELRELGHTACYLKPAKLVLPEAGPDASLPLNFFGRTLHRVYLLLGLGRAPTLQDVRALAQTVPFHAYLHPEQRFAVRAQRHGSHDFTSMDVAREVGSAVVERVQAHTGRRIRADLDTPDVEIMAELSDDQLLLLLNTSGPPLHRRHHRAFQHFAPLLPTLAAALLRLSSFPNNVDLLIDPMAGGGTIPIEAALLARNVAPGLLLPEGQLALFRLSFLDHTAWRRLRHRAERQVRPRSPVPILAADRYARNVRGMKANLEAMGVAADVTVCAGRAERMAYLERQPTGRRSIVTNPPYGLRLGDPRRIDRLYHDFARACARHGIAEVVALTPRRDSWLEAFTQAGYRPALVQPVRYGRLEAFALRVEPS is encoded by the coding sequence GTGGCCGAACCGACCTTACCGCTTCCTCCCGCCTTTCCGGCCCCCGACCCCTGGATTCCCGAGCCGCTTGCCAATCCGCCGGTGGTCTCCTGTGCGGCCGGCTTCGAGCCGGTCGTGGCCGAAGAACTTCGTGAGCTGGGCCATACGGCCTGCTACCTGAAACCGGCCAAGCTGGTGCTGCCCGAGGCGGGTCCGGATGCCTCCCTGCCGCTGAACTTCTTCGGGCGCACGCTGCACCGCGTCTATCTGCTGCTGGGGCTGGGGCGTGCGCCGACGCTGCAGGACGTGCGGGCGCTGGCGCAGACCGTTCCCTTCCACGCCTATCTCCATCCGGAGCAGCGCTTTGCCGTGCGGGCGCAGCGCCACGGATCTCACGACTTCACGTCGATGGACGTCGCCCGCGAGGTGGGTTCGGCCGTGGTCGAACGCGTGCAGGCGCACACCGGACGGCGCATCCGGGCCGATCTGGACACGCCCGACGTAGAAATCATGGCCGAACTGAGCGACGACCAGCTCCTGCTTCTGCTGAATACGTCCGGCCCACCCCTGCACCGCCGACACCATCGGGCCTTCCAGCATTTTGCGCCCCTGCTGCCCACGCTGGCGGCCGCGCTGCTCCGGCTGTCGTCTTTCCCGAACAACGTGGATCTGCTCATCGACCCGATGGCGGGCGGCGGTACGATCCCCATCGAAGCGGCCCTGCTGGCCCGCAACGTGGCCCCGGGCCTCCTGCTGCCGGAAGGGCAACTGGCACTGTTTCGTCTGTCTTTTCTCGACCACACCGCGTGGCGCCGGTTGCGTCACCGCGCGGAACGCCAGGTGCGTCCCCGCTCGCCCGTTCCGATCCTGGCGGCCGATCGCTACGCCCGCAACGTGCGGGGCATGAAGGCCAACCTGGAAGCCATGGGCGTGGCGGCCGACGTGACCGTCTGCGCCGGACGGGCCGAACGCATGGCCTACCTGGAACGGCAACCAACTGGACGCCGGAGCATCGTTACCAATCCCCCCTACGGCCTGCGTCTGGGCGATCCGCGGCGCATCGATCGGCTCTACCACGACTTTGCCCGCGCCTGCGCCCGGCACGGCATTGCCGAAGTCGTGGCGCTCACGCCCCGCCGCGACTCCTGGCTCGAGGCCTTCACGCAGGCCGGTTACCGGCCGGCGCTCGTGCAACCGGTGCGCTACGGCCGGCTGGAAGCCTTCGCACTGCGCGTCGAGCCGTCCTGA
- a CDS encoding DUF2267 domain-containing protein, translating into MSMTGLDVFDSTIQKTNTWLKEIREALHLDDHVGNSPHPEETARRYAYHVLRAVLHQLRDRLTVEEAAQFAAQLPLLVRGIFFEGWDPTDKPLRLRHEEDFLMPIQEELHQIGLTISPQQAARVVFEVLNRHISAGEIADVRAMLPKAIRHLWPEPSAQTA; encoded by the coding sequence ATGTCGATGACCGGATTGGACGTATTCGACAGCACGATCCAGAAGACGAACACCTGGTTGAAGGAGATTCGCGAGGCGCTGCACCTGGACGACCACGTGGGCAACAGCCCGCACCCTGAAGAGACGGCCCGGCGCTATGCCTATCACGTGCTGCGGGCCGTGTTGCACCAGCTGCGGGATCGGCTGACGGTGGAAGAGGCGGCACAGTTTGCCGCCCAGCTTCCGCTGCTGGTGCGCGGTATTTTCTTCGAAGGCTGGGATCCCACCGACAAGCCGCTGCGCCTGCGGCATGAAGAGGATTTCCTGATGCCCATTCAGGAAGAGCTGCACCAGATCGGATTGACCATCAGCCCGCAGCAGGCCGCGCGGGTCGTCTTCGAGGTGCTGAACCGGCACATCAGCGCCGGTGAGATCGCCGACGTGCGGGCCATGTTGCCCAAAGCGATCCGGCACCTGTGGCCGGAGCCGTCGGCGCAGACGGCGTGA
- a CDS encoding copper resistance system multicopper oxidase yields MKSFTRRDFLQALALLGISTGIEALLPAYARSRPRVPAPRRPRRGPVTYDLTIAETPIRIGGRRAKATTINGTVPGPLLRFREGDEVIIRVTNRLKEDTSIHWHGVLVPFDMDGVPGVSFPGIKPGETFTYRFRLRQHGTYWYHSHSGLQEQTGIYGPLIIDPAEEPYPYDREYVIVLSDWTFENPYRVLARLRKYPGYYNFQRRTLANLFEEAREMGFWKALKDRLSWGRMRMGATDIVDITGATYTYLMNGHAPEDNWTALFRPGERVRLRFINAAAGSIFDVRIPGLPMTVIQADGQYVQAVTVDEFRIGIAETYDVIVEPKEEQAYTIFAESMDRSGYARGTLAPREGMEGPIPPLRKRPLRTHADMGMVHEGHEGHAGMPHEAMAAPTEHRGHQMPADTTGHHMHGGHDHHGGHAMMAGMMGGVGQPPGMPPEAQPHGDDTHGPGNAAVPMITRSRLHEPGVGLGEDGWRVLVYTDLKSLHPREDFRPPTREIELHLTGNMERFLWGIDGKTYSEAPEPIRLRYGERVRLVLVNDTMMEHPMHLHGMWMELENGHGRHIPRKHTILVKPAERLSVLITPDEPGPWVFHCHILYHMEMGMFRVFEVSEPETATRTSS; encoded by the coding sequence ATGAAGAGCTTCACACGTCGTGATTTTCTGCAGGCCCTGGCGTTGCTGGGCATTTCGACGGGGATCGAGGCGCTTCTGCCGGCCTATGCGCGCTCGCGTCCGCGCGTGCCCGCTCCCCGTCGGCCACGCCGAGGCCCGGTAACCTACGACCTGACCATTGCCGAAACGCCGATCCGCATCGGCGGCCGCAGGGCAAAGGCCACCACCATCAACGGCACGGTGCCGGGGCCGCTGCTGCGCTTCCGCGAAGGCGACGAGGTGATCATCCGCGTCACCAACCGCCTGAAAGAAGACACCTCCATCCACTGGCATGGCGTGCTGGTGCCCTTCGACATGGACGGCGTGCCGGGCGTGAGCTTTCCGGGCATCAAACCCGGTGAAACCTTCACGTACCGGTTCCGGCTGCGCCAGCACGGCACCTACTGGTACCACAGCCACAGCGGGCTGCAGGAACAGACGGGCATCTACGGCCCGCTCATCATCGACCCGGCCGAAGAGCCCTATCCCTACGATCGCGAATACGTGATCGTGCTGAGCGACTGGACCTTTGAAAACCCATACCGCGTGCTGGCCCGGCTGCGCAAGTACCCCGGCTACTACAACTTTCAGCGGCGCACGCTGGCCAATCTGTTCGAGGAAGCCCGTGAGATGGGCTTCTGGAAGGCGCTGAAGGATCGGCTGAGCTGGGGCCGCATGCGTATGGGTGCCACGGACATCGTGGACATCACCGGCGCCACCTACACGTACCTGATGAACGGCCACGCACCCGAAGACAACTGGACGGCCCTGTTCCGGCCGGGCGAGCGCGTGCGGCTGCGGTTCATCAACGCGGCGGCCGGCAGCATCTTCGATGTACGCATCCCCGGTCTGCCGATGACGGTGATTCAGGCCGACGGTCAGTACGTGCAGGCGGTTACGGTCGATGAGTTTCGCATCGGCATTGCAGAAACGTACGATGTAATTGTCGAGCCGAAAGAAGAGCAGGCCTACACGATCTTTGCCGAGTCGATGGATCGCAGTGGCTATGCCCGCGGTACGCTGGCGCCGCGCGAGGGCATGGAAGGTCCCATCCCGCCGCTCCGGAAGCGCCCGCTGCGCACGCACGCCGACATGGGCATGGTGCACGAAGGACACGAAGGCCATGCGGGCATGCCTCACGAGGCCATGGCCGCGCCCACCGAACACCGGGGGCACCAGATGCCCGCCGACACGACCGGACATCACATGCACGGCGGACATGACCACCATGGCGGACATGCCATGATGGCGGGCATGATGGGCGGCGTGGGGCAGCCGCCGGGTATGCCACCGGAAGCGCAGCCTCACGGCGACGACACGCACGGCCCGGGCAACGCGGCCGTACCGATGATCACGCGCAGCCGCCTGCACGAGCCGGGAGTAGGCCTGGGCGAAGACGGCTGGCGTGTGCTGGTCTATACCGACCTCAAGAGCCTGCACCCCCGCGAGGACTTCCGTCCACCCACCCGTGAGATCGAGCTGCACCTGACCGGCAACATGGAGCGCTTCCTCTGGGGCATCGACGGCAAAACCTATTCGGAAGCGCCCGAGCCGATTCGTCTGCGCTACGGCGAGCGGGTGCGGCTCGTGCTCGTCAACGACACGATGATGGAGCACCCCATGCACCTGCACGGGATGTGGATGGAACTCGAAAACGGCCATGGCCGGCACATTCCACGCAAACACACGATCCTGGTCAAGCCGGCCGAGCGGCTTTCCGTGCTGATCACGCCGGACGAACCCGGTCCGTGGGTGTTCCACTGCCACATCCTCTATCACATGGAGATGGGGATGTTTCGCGTCTTTGAAGTATCCGAACCGGAAACGGCAACCCGAACGTCATCATGA
- a CDS encoding c-type cytochrome: MRTLQVVLLGLAVLAACRSEGQTPSASSEDQVLQLGRRVFQNYCATCHQPNGQGVPGIYPPLTPNEWVQGDKGRLIRLVLHGAQGEMKVGEEVYNNVMTAHDFLTDEQIAAVLTFIRQNFGNQADPVTPEEVAAVRAASRQQGPWDPAVLWEQTGIPQGGD; the protein is encoded by the coding sequence ATGCGGACGCTGCAAGTCGTACTGCTCGGGCTGGCCGTGCTGGCCGCCTGTCGCTCGGAAGGACAGACACCCTCGGCTTCGTCGGAGGATCAGGTGTTGCAACTCGGCCGGCGGGTTTTCCAGAACTACTGCGCCACCTGTCATCAACCCAACGGCCAGGGGGTGCCCGGCATCTATCCGCCGCTGACGCCCAACGAATGGGTACAGGGCGACAAAGGGCGGCTCATCCGGCTGGTGCTGCACGGCGCACAGGGTGAAATGAAGGTGGGCGAGGAGGTCTACAACAACGTGATGACGGCGCACGATTTTCTGACGGACGAGCAGATTGCGGCGGTGCTGACGTTCATCCGGCAGAACTTCGGCAACCAGGCCGATCCGGTGACGCCCGAAGAGGTGGCGGCCGTGCGGGCGGCCAGTCGGCAGCAGGGCCCCTGGGATCCGGCCGTGCTATGGGAGCAGACGGGGATTCCGCAGGGCGGTGACTGA
- a CDS encoding copper resistance protein B, with product MKRWIKLLLLIAVAVGLPARQVRAQAKPLIRFMNEHTLAFVLFDLLETTPALDGRPLEWDMDAWVGKMYNRLWIRSEGELLTAQRGGEAEFQALYSRVVAPFWDLQFGARLDVAYGDETRTRAHLALGLEGLAPYWFELEPTLFVSQDGAVSASLVASYDLFVTQRLILQPRLEALAAVQEVPDWGVGRGLNRVDFGLRLRFELVREFAPYIGFNWSRLYGGAADLARAEGEATRTSGIVAGVRLWY from the coding sequence ATGAAGCGCTGGATAAAACTACTGCTGTTGATCGCCGTTGCGGTCGGGCTGCCTGCTCGGCAGGTCCGGGCCCAGGCCAAGCCGCTTATCCGCTTTATGAATGAACACACGTTGGCTTTTGTACTTTTCGACCTGCTGGAAACAACTCCCGCCTTAGATGGGCGCCCGCTGGAATGGGACATGGATGCCTGGGTCGGGAAGATGTATAACCGGCTCTGGATCCGCAGCGAAGGCGAACTGCTGACCGCGCAGCGTGGCGGCGAGGCGGAGTTCCAGGCACTCTACAGCCGGGTGGTGGCACCTTTCTGGGATCTCCAGTTCGGGGCACGACTCGACGTGGCCTATGGTGACGAAACGCGTACCCGTGCCCATCTGGCCCTGGGCCTGGAGGGCCTGGCCCCCTACTGGTTCGAACTGGAACCGACCCTGTTTGTCAGCCAGGATGGAGCCGTCTCCGCTTCACTGGTGGCCTCCTACGATCTGTTCGTCACGCAGCGGTTGATTCTACAGCCTCGACTGGAAGCACTCGCTGCCGTGCAGGAAGTGCCCGACTGGGGCGTCGGACGCGGGTTGAACCGCGTGGACTTCGGCCTGCGGCTGCGCTTCGAGCTGGTGCGCGAGTTTGCTCCGTACATCGGGTTCAACTGGAGTCGCCTCTACGGAGGCGCGGCCGACCTGGCCCGTGCCGAAGGCGAAGCGACGCGCACGTCCGGAATCGTGGCCGGTGTGCGGCTCTGGTATTGA
- a CDS encoding OsmC family protein: MPVRKAQAVWNGNLREGSGRMAFGSFEGPYSFASRFEEGEGTNPEELIAAAHAGCFSMALANRLAQAGHTPERVQTEARVHLEMTNDGPRISKIELHTEVEAPGLDEQTFLEHAEAAKAGCPVSKALAAVPVIELHARLV; the protein is encoded by the coding sequence ATGCCTGTACGCAAAGCGCAAGCCGTCTGGAACGGCAATCTTCGGGAAGGAAGCGGCCGCATGGCCTTCGGCAGTTTCGAAGGGCCCTACTCGTTTGCCTCGCGCTTCGAGGAAGGGGAGGGCACCAATCCGGAAGAGTTGATCGCCGCGGCGCATGCCGGCTGTTTTTCGATGGCGCTGGCCAATCGGCTGGCCCAGGCCGGGCACACCCCCGAGCGCGTGCAGACCGAGGCACGCGTGCATCTGGAGATGACGAACGATGGGCCGCGCATCAGCAAAATCGAGTTGCATACGGAAGTCGAGGCCCCGGGCCTGGACGAGCAGACGTTTCTGGAGCATGCCGAGGCGGCCAAAGCGGGCTGCCCGGTCTCCAAGGCCCTGGCTGCGGTACCCGTCATCGAATTGCACGCGCGGCTGGTCTGA